In Candidatus Thermoplasmatota archaeon, a genomic segment contains:
- a CDS encoding MetS family NSS transporter small subunit, translated as MMSASAIAMFIFGCAVFYGGLAWCVYIALKKGKRNNFNE; from the coding sequence ATGATGTCCGCAAGTGCGATAGCAATGTTCATATTCGGATGTGCCGTATTTTATGGTGGACTTGCATGGTGCGTCTACATAGCGCTGAAAAAGGGCAAGCGAAATAATTTTAATGAATGA